A stretch of the Kushneria konosiri genome encodes the following:
- the fabB gene encoding beta-ketoacyl-ACP synthase I, giving the protein MRRVVVTGLGIVSCLGNDQHQVLQSLKEGRSGIRFRDEYVERGMRSHVAGVVDIDLDALVDRKQRRFMGDAAAYAYVSMQQAIEDAGLSPDQVSNVRTGLIAGSGGASSANQVEAADILRDKGLRRVGPYRVTRTMGSTVSACLATPFAIKGVNYSISSACATSAHCIGSAVEQIQLGKQDVVFAGGGEEEHWTLSCLFDAMGALSTSYNDCPEKASRAYDTARDGFVIAGGGAMLVLEELEHARARGAKIYAEVVGYGANSDGHDMVAPSGEGGARCMQQALATVKGDIDYINTHGTSTPVGDMCEIKALRDVFGDKVPALSSTKSLTGHSLGATGAQEAIYSLLMMQNDFICASANIDEIDPEASDLDIVTKRRDGVRLERVLSNSFGFGGTNACLIFQRMADQSS; this is encoded by the coding sequence ATGCGACGAGTGGTAGTCACTGGCCTGGGCATTGTCTCCTGCCTGGGCAACGATCAGCATCAGGTCCTTCAGTCCCTGAAGGAAGGCCGTTCGGGTATTCGCTTTCGCGATGAGTATGTCGAGCGCGGAATGCGAAGCCATGTTGCCGGTGTTGTTGATATCGACCTGGACGCTCTGGTCGATCGCAAGCAGCGCCGCTTCATGGGCGATGCGGCCGCCTACGCCTACGTTTCCATGCAGCAGGCCATCGAGGACGCCGGCCTTTCGCCTGACCAGGTGTCCAACGTTCGCACCGGCCTGATTGCCGGCTCGGGCGGCGCGTCCTCTGCCAATCAGGTGGAAGCCGCCGATATCCTGCGCGACAAGGGCCTGCGTCGAGTCGGCCCCTATCGCGTGACCCGAACCATGGGCAGCACGGTATCTGCCTGTCTGGCCACGCCCTTCGCGATCAAGGGGGTCAACTACTCCATCTCTTCAGCCTGTGCGACGTCAGCACACTGTATCGGCAGCGCTGTCGAGCAGATTCAGCTGGGCAAGCAGGACGTCGTCTTTGCCGGCGGCGGCGAAGAGGAACACTGGACCCTGTCGTGCCTGTTCGATGCCATGGGGGCGCTGTCCACCAGCTACAACGACTGCCCCGAGAAAGCATCTCGTGCCTATGACACGGCCCGCGACGGCTTTGTCATCGCAGGTGGTGGCGCCATGCTGGTGCTCGAAGAGCTCGAGCATGCCAGAGCACGTGGCGCCAAAATCTATGCCGAGGTAGTAGGCTACGGCGCCAACTCCGATGGCCATGATATGGTAGCTCCTTCCGGTGAGGGCGGCGCTCGCTGCATGCAGCAGGCCCTGGCGACCGTTAAAGGGGACATCGACTATATCAATACGCATGGCACCTCGACGCCGGTTGGCGACATGTGCGAGATCAAGGCCCTGCGTGACGTCTTCGGTGACAAGGTTCCGGCACTCTCCTCGACCAAATCGTTGACCGGACACTCTCTGGGAGCGACCGGCGCTCAGGAAGCCATTTATTCGCTTCTCATGATGCAAAACGATTTCATCTGCGCCTCTGCCAATATCGATGAAATCGACCCGGAAGCCAGCGATCTGGATATCGTGACAAAGCGTCGTGATGGCGTACGCCTTGAACGGGTTCTGTCCAACAGCTTCGGATTTGGCGGCACCAATGCCTGCCTGATCTTCCAGCGCATGGCCGACCAATCGTCCTGA
- a CDS encoding sugar nucleotide-binding protein: MKLLLLDADHCLGRALIDESDSRSDVELIMERSRQCPLPQLKAWAPDVVIFPPLLCPASVDYAEMIEHVEQVEAIMMACHELGVPLVWFVSDQVFDTGSDMPIEESMLPSPRDEGLQRLLETGNRIRSGLTEHFIVRTGPLMALKGRNAWLARMLEELVSGKTLRAAEDEIVCPTPVQAVARAVIGMLAQQFSGANAWGAYHLAGVEPVSLYTFHGVVRHQLEIQLARRNIDMTPGEIKPLHHHHDQPLRRVLNCRQMLETFGVHQKPWRLALDAMLEQWCQARFDEEKGT; encoded by the coding sequence ATGAAACTATTACTGCTTGATGCCGATCACTGTCTTGGTCGGGCGCTCATCGATGAAAGCGACTCGCGAAGCGATGTTGAATTGATCATGGAGCGTTCCCGCCAATGCCCGCTGCCGCAGTTAAAGGCATGGGCGCCGGACGTTGTCATTTTTCCACCCTTGTTGTGTCCGGCCAGTGTCGACTATGCCGAGATGATCGAGCATGTCGAACAGGTAGAGGCCATCATGATGGCCTGTCACGAACTTGGCGTGCCGCTGGTCTGGTTTGTCAGTGATCAGGTCTTTGATACCGGGTCGGACATGCCCATCGAAGAAAGCATGTTGCCCTCGCCCCGGGATGAGGGTCTCCAGCGCCTGCTGGAGACGGGCAACCGGATTCGTTCGGGACTGACCGAGCATTTTATCGTGCGGACCGGTCCGCTGATGGCGCTGAAAGGTCGCAACGCCTGGCTGGCACGCATGCTGGAGGAGCTGGTAAGCGGCAAGACCCTGCGCGCGGCAGAAGATGAAATTGTCTGTCCAACCCCGGTACAGGCGGTGGCTCGTGCCGTGATCGGTATGCTGGCGCAGCAATTTTCGGGCGCCAACGCCTGGGGGGCCTATCATCTTGCCGGTGTGGAACCGGTCAGTCTTTATACCTTTCATGGCGTAGTGCGCCATCAACTGGAGATTCAGCTCGCCAGAAGAAACATTGATATGACGCCTGGCGAGATCAAGCCGCTGCACCACCATCATGATCAGCCGCTGCGACGCGTGCTCAACTGTCGTCAGATGCTTGAGACCTTTGGCGTTCATCAAAAGCCCTGGCGGCTGGCGCTGGACGCCATGCTCGAACAATGGTGTCAGGCACGCTTTGACGAGGAGAAGGGGACGTGA
- a CDS encoding lysophospholipid acyltransferase family protein — protein MKALRSLLFYTGYLMAILVSAVTLVPLAFFLPLNGRFRVLNLYNHFIVFWFGLCCGVRYRVEGREHIPDGPCVLLSNHQSEWETLFLQTIKSPMCTVLKQELLKIPVFGWALRMLRPIPLDRSKPSRALKLVLTEGAARLASGLSVLLFPEGTRVPPGERRRFNKSGIHMACRAGVPILPVAHNAGEHWPGKSLFKKPGQINVVIGEPIATRDRKPDEVTREVEQWIEQELARISKVPRPAPEDAAVSTL, from the coding sequence GTGAAGGCGCTACGCAGTCTGCTGTTTTATACCGGCTATCTGATGGCCATTCTTGTTAGTGCCGTCACCCTGGTGCCGCTGGCCTTTTTTCTACCGCTCAATGGCCGCTTTCGAGTCCTGAACCTTTACAACCACTTCATCGTGTTCTGGTTTGGACTCTGTTGTGGCGTACGCTATCGCGTGGAAGGTCGTGAGCATATCCCGGATGGGCCCTGCGTGCTGTTGTCCAATCATCAAAGCGAGTGGGAAACCCTGTTCCTTCAGACCATCAAGTCGCCCATGTGCACGGTGCTCAAGCAGGAGTTGCTGAAAATCCCGGTTTTTGGCTGGGCGCTGAGAATGCTCAGGCCGATCCCGCTGGATCGATCAAAACCCTCGAGGGCGCTCAAGCTGGTGTTAACGGAAGGTGCTGCCCGTCTGGCTTCGGGGCTTTCCGTTTTGTTGTTTCCCGAAGGGACGCGGGTGCCGCCTGGCGAGCGCCGCCGCTTCAACAAAAGCGGTATTCATATGGCCTGCCGGGCCGGGGTGCCGATACTGCCTGTCGCTCATAACGCCGGTGAGCACTGGCCGGGCAAAAGTCTTTTCAAAAAGCCCGGGCAGATCAATGTCGTGATCGGTGAGCCCATTGCCACTCGAGATCGCAAACCGGATGAGGTGACGAGGGAAGTCGAGCAGTGGATCGAGCAGGAGCTGGCGCGTATCTCGAAGGTTCCCCGGCCGGCACCAGAGGACGCCGCTGTCAGCACACTATAG